The Thioalkalivibrio sulfidiphilus HL-EbGr7 genome includes a window with the following:
- a CDS encoding RNA pyrophosphohydrolase, producing the protein MIDCDGYRPNVGIILSNQERRLFWAKRIGQQAWQFPQGGIRRDESPLDAMYRELAEETGLGPEHVEVIGKTRDWLRYRLPKHLIRRHSNPVCIGQKQIWFMLRLVGDETCVRLDSVQPAEFDSWRWVDYWRPMREVVFFKRHVYRRALRELAPLLFPEGMPGQQRQPRTRSGA; encoded by the coding sequence GTGATTGATTGTGATGGATATAGACCGAACGTAGGCATCATCCTGAGCAATCAGGAAAGACGCCTTTTCTGGGCGAAACGCATCGGCCAGCAGGCCTGGCAGTTTCCCCAGGGCGGTATCCGTCGCGACGAGTCCCCCCTGGACGCCATGTACCGGGAACTGGCCGAGGAGACCGGCCTTGGTCCCGAGCACGTGGAGGTCATCGGCAAGACCCGGGACTGGCTGCGTTACCGCCTGCCCAAGCACCTGATCCGGCGCCATTCCAACCCCGTGTGCATCGGCCAGAAACAGATCTGGTTCATGCTGCGCCTTGTGGGGGACGAGACCTGCGTGCGCCTGGACAGCGTGCAGCCGGCGGAATTCGACTCCTGGCGCTGGGTGGATTACTGGCGGCCCATGCGCGAGGTGGTATTCTTCAAGCGCCATGTCTACCGCCGGGCCCTGCGTGAACTGGCACCGCTGCTGTTCCCCGAGGGCATGCCCGGCCAGCAACGCCAGCCCCGCACCCGGAGCGGCGCTTGA
- a CDS encoding HAD family hydrolase: MTLAIFDLDNTLLSGDSDYEWGRFLVELGVVDAETYEAANRAFYEQYKAGTLDIREFCRFAFRPLASHDLATLEGWRSRFLAERVEPLVLPAAEALLARHRDDGDTLMIITATNRFITAPIAERLGVPHLLATEPELRDGRYTGELAGVPCFQEGKVLRLETWLKEHGETLAGSWFYSDSHNDIPLLERVDHPVVVDGDVKLTDHAQEKGWPMISLRYV; encoded by the coding sequence GTGACATTGGCCATCTTCGATCTGGACAATACCCTGCTCTCAGGGGACAGCGACTACGAATGGGGCCGCTTCCTGGTGGAACTGGGGGTGGTGGATGCCGAGACCTACGAGGCCGCCAATCGGGCGTTCTACGAACAGTACAAGGCCGGCACGCTGGATATCCGGGAGTTCTGCCGCTTCGCCTTCCGCCCCCTGGCCAGCCACGACCTGGCCACCCTGGAAGGCTGGCGCAGTCGCTTTCTGGCCGAGCGCGTCGAACCCCTGGTGCTGCCCGCCGCGGAGGCACTGCTGGCCAGACACCGGGACGACGGCGATACCCTCATGATCATCACCGCCACCAACCGCTTCATCACTGCCCCCATCGCCGAACGCCTGGGGGTGCCCCACCTGCTGGCCACGGAACCGGAATTGCGGGACGGTCGGTACACGGGAGAACTGGCGGGTGTGCCCTGTTTCCAGGAGGGCAAGGTGCTGCGCCTGGAGACCTGGCTCAAGGAACACGGCGAGACCCTGGCGGGCAGCTGGTTCTACAGCGACTCCCACAACGACATCCCGCTGCTGGAGCGGGTGGATCACCCGGTGGTGGTGGATGGGGATGTGAAGCTCACCGACCATGCCCAGGAAAAGGGCTGGCCGATGATCTCACTGAGATACGTCTGA